The proteins below are encoded in one region of Nocardioides marmorisolisilvae:
- a CDS encoding F0F1 ATP synthase subunit B encodes MDSAVRPVPLASNFLVPNGTFWVELIAFAIIVFILAKWVIPPINKAMTARQEAIRKQFADLDAAKSEAHSAEERYKSQLEEAKHEAARIREEARDQGAQIVADARAKAEQEAQRIIEHAHAQIEADRQHAVTTLRGEVGTLATQLAGRIVGESLDDQARQSRVVDRFLDELDGKAGAAAGASGVH; translated from the coding sequence ATGGACAGCGCAGTGAGGCCGGTTCCGCTGGCCAGCAACTTCCTCGTCCCGAACGGCACGTTCTGGGTGGAGCTGATTGCGTTCGCGATCATCGTGTTCATCCTGGCCAAGTGGGTCATCCCGCCGATCAACAAGGCGATGACCGCTCGACAGGAGGCGATCCGCAAGCAGTTCGCGGATCTCGACGCGGCCAAGTCCGAGGCGCACAGCGCCGAGGAGCGGTACAAGAGCCAGCTCGAGGAGGCCAAGCACGAGGCCGCGCGCATCCGTGAGGAGGCCCGCGACCAGGGGGCCCAGATCGTCGCGGACGCACGCGCGAAGGCCGAACAGGAGGCTCAGCGGATCATCGAGCACGCGCATGCGCAGATCGAGGCCGACCGCCAGCACGCGGTCACCACGTTGCGTGGCGAGGTCGGCACGCTGGCGACCCAGCTGGCCGGTCGGATCGTCGGCGAGTCACTCGACGACCAGGCCCGGCAGAGCCGGGTCGTCGACCGCTTCCTCGATGAGCTCGACGGCAAGGCCGGCGCAGCGGCCGGAGCGTCGGGGGTCCACTGA
- the atpB gene encoding F0F1 ATP synthase subunit A has protein sequence MSALLTGFVPFEIDIKPGVHPVRHFLGMTFNIDTIWTTLIAGGIVIVLGFVVRARLTRPEIDHVPSKLQLMWEGVVNEVNTQVEDNLGKIHPFVAPLAIALFFFILVANWLEIIPTELNKKAHLLPAPTADTNLTYAMAILAMVGVWVYGIRQKGARKYFKHFLEPFPALAPLNIIEELVKPVTLALRLFGNIFAGSIMLALIGVLPFYFLWAGDVVWKLFDMFIGAIQAFIFALLVVIYFGMAGAGHGDDHAEEHADDQEHEAQPELAA, from the coding sequence ATGAGCGCCCTCCTGACTGGCTTCGTGCCCTTCGAGATCGACATCAAGCCCGGGGTCCACCCCGTGCGGCACTTTCTGGGCATGACGTTCAACATCGACACGATCTGGACCACGCTGATCGCCGGCGGCATTGTGATCGTCCTCGGCTTCGTCGTTCGGGCGCGGCTGACCCGGCCCGAGATCGACCATGTGCCCAGCAAGCTCCAGCTGATGTGGGAGGGCGTCGTCAACGAGGTCAACACCCAGGTCGAGGACAACCTGGGCAAGATCCATCCCTTCGTCGCGCCGTTGGCGATCGCGCTGTTCTTCTTCATCCTGGTCGCGAACTGGCTGGAGATCATCCCCACCGAGCTGAACAAGAAGGCGCACCTGCTGCCCGCCCCGACAGCCGACACGAACCTGACCTACGCGATGGCGATTCTGGCGATGGTCGGCGTATGGGTCTACGGGATCCGGCAGAAGGGCGCCCGGAAGTACTTCAAGCACTTCCTCGAGCCGTTCCCGGCGTTGGCGCCGCTGAACATCATCGAAGAGCTGGTCAAGCCGGTCACGCTGGCCCTGCGACTCTTCGGCAACATCTTCGCCGGCAGCATCATGCTCGCCCTGATCGGCGTGCTGCCGTTCTACTTCCTGTGGGCCGGCGACGTGGTCTGGAAGCTGTTCGACATGTTCATCGGCGCGATCCAGGCCTTCATCTTCGCGCTGCTGGTGGTCATCTACTTCGGGATGGCTGGCGCCGGTCACGGCGACGACCACGCCGAGGAGCACGCGGACGACCAGGAGCACGAGGCACAACCCGAACTCGCGGCCTGA
- the atpD gene encoding F0F1 ATP synthase subunit beta, whose protein sequence is MTATIEENTAAAAGGNSTGRIARVIGPVVDVEFPVDHMPGIYNKLETEFELTGEKHLLSLEVAQHIGDGMVRAISLQPTDGLVRGAQVTDTGEPITVPVGDATLGHVFNTLGECLNLKPGEKLEVNERWGIHRKAPAFDQLESKTQMFETGIKVIDLLTPYVQGGKIGLFGGAGVGKTVLIQEMIARVAKDHGGVSVFAGVGERTREGNDLIAEMEEAGVIGQTALVFGQMDEPPGTRLRVALSALTMAEYFRDVQNQDVLLFIDNIFRFTQAGSEVSTLLGRMPSAVGYQPNLADEMGVLQERITSTRGHSITSMQAIYVPADDYTDPAPATTFAHLDATTELSREIASLGIYPAVDPLTSTSRILDAQYIGQAHYDCAIRIKQILQRNKELQDIIAILGVDELSEEDKIIVSRARRIQRFLSQNTYVAKQFTGIEGSTVPVADTIEAFNKIADGEYDHVAEQAFFMCGGLDDVERKWDEIQKSL, encoded by the coding sequence ATGACTGCCACCATCGAAGAGAACACCGCTGCCGCTGCCGGCGGTAACAGCACCGGCCGCATCGCCCGGGTGATCGGCCCCGTGGTCGACGTGGAGTTCCCGGTCGACCACATGCCGGGGATCTACAACAAGCTCGAGACCGAGTTCGAGCTGACCGGTGAGAAGCACCTGCTCTCGCTCGAGGTCGCTCAGCACATCGGCGACGGCATGGTCCGTGCGATCTCGCTGCAGCCGACCGACGGTCTGGTCCGTGGCGCACAGGTGACCGACACCGGCGAGCCGATCACGGTGCCCGTGGGCGACGCGACTCTCGGGCACGTGTTCAACACCCTCGGCGAGTGCCTGAACCTCAAGCCGGGCGAGAAGCTCGAGGTCAACGAGCGCTGGGGGATCCACCGCAAGGCCCCCGCCTTCGACCAGCTGGAGTCGAAGACCCAGATGTTCGAGACCGGCATCAAGGTGATCGACCTGCTCACGCCGTACGTCCAGGGCGGCAAGATCGGCCTGTTCGGTGGCGCGGGCGTCGGCAAGACCGTGCTGATCCAGGAGATGATCGCGCGTGTCGCCAAGGACCACGGCGGTGTGTCGGTGTTCGCCGGCGTCGGCGAGCGCACCCGTGAGGGCAACGACCTCATCGCCGAGATGGAGGAGGCCGGCGTCATCGGCCAGACCGCGTTGGTCTTCGGCCAGATGGACGAGCCGCCGGGCACCCGGCTTCGGGTCGCGCTGTCCGCGTTGACGATGGCGGAGTACTTCCGCGACGTGCAGAACCAGGACGTGCTGCTCTTCATCGACAACATCTTCCGGTTCACCCAGGCCGGCTCGGAGGTGTCGACCCTGCTCGGGCGGATGCCGTCCGCGGTGGGCTACCAGCCGAACCTCGCCGACGAGATGGGCGTGCTCCAGGAGCGGATCACCTCCACGCGTGGTCATTCGATCACGTCGATGCAGGCGATCTACGTGCCCGCGGACGACTACACCGACCCGGCGCCGGCCACCACGTTCGCGCACCTCGACGCGACCACCGAGCTGTCCCGCGAGATCGCCTCGCTGGGCATCTACCCGGCCGTGGACCCGCTGACCTCGACGTCGCGGATCCTCGACGCGCAGTACATCGGGCAGGCGCACTACGACTGCGCGATCCGGATCAAGCAGATCCTGCAGCGCAACAAGGAGCTGCAGGACATCATCGCGATCCTCGGTGTCGACGAGTTGTCCGAGGAGGACAAGATCATCGTGTCGCGGGCGCGCCGCATCCAGCGGTTCCTCTCGCAGAACACCTACGTGGCCAAGCAGTTCACCGGCATCGAAGGCTCGACGGTCCCGGTCGCCGACACCATCGAGGCGTTCAACAAGATCGCCGACGGCGAGTACGACCACGTGGCCGAGCAGGCGTTCTTCATGTGCGGCGGTCTGGACGACGTTGAGCGCAAGTGGGACGAGATCCAGAAGAGCCTCTGA
- a CDS encoding L-threonylcarbamoyladenylate synthase, translating to MTPVANRYDVGDPDQREAGLVAAVGAVRKGALVVLPTDTVYGVGADAFSPVAVARLLEAKGRGRETPPPVLVASADTLDALVVGVPDWVRALVASYWPGPLTLVCHQQGSLRWDLGETRGTVAVRMPDDPVALELLGRTGPMAVTSANLTGLPAATDADGAQAMLGDAVEVVLDGGPTAGDVPSTILDCTGERPRVLREGALAIDELRTFLAGHDVTIDSGSGAEADTDSETDADPDSAPEV from the coding sequence ATGACACCCGTGGCAAACCGGTACGACGTCGGCGACCCCGACCAGCGCGAGGCCGGCCTGGTGGCAGCGGTGGGCGCTGTTCGCAAGGGCGCGCTCGTGGTGCTGCCCACCGACACGGTCTACGGCGTCGGCGCCGATGCGTTCTCGCCGGTGGCCGTCGCTCGACTGCTCGAGGCCAAGGGCCGCGGTCGGGAGACGCCGCCTCCGGTCCTGGTGGCCTCCGCCGACACCCTCGACGCCCTGGTGGTCGGCGTGCCCGACTGGGTCCGCGCGCTGGTCGCGTCGTACTGGCCGGGGCCGCTGACGCTGGTCTGCCACCAGCAGGGCTCGCTGCGCTGGGATCTCGGCGAGACGCGGGGCACGGTCGCGGTGAGGATGCCCGACGACCCGGTGGCGCTCGAGCTGCTCGGTCGTACCGGGCCGATGGCGGTGACCTCGGCGAACCTGACCGGGCTCCCGGCGGCCACGGACGCCGACGGCGCCCAGGCGATGCTCGGGGACGCGGTCGAGGTCGTCCTCGACGGGGGGCCGACCGCCGGTGATGTACCGTCCACGATCCTGGACTGCACCGGTGAGCGGCCCAGGGTGCTGCGCGAGGGTGCGCTGGCGATCGACGAGTTGCGCACCTTCCTGGCCGGGCACGACGTGACGATCGACTCCGGCTCCGGTGCCGAGGCGGACACCGACTCCGAGACTGACGCCGACCCCGACTCCGCACCCGAGGTGTGA
- a CDS encoding F0F1 ATP synthase subunit epsilon yields MAKNMQVSLVAADREVWSGEATVVNASTVEGEIGVMADHTPVLSVLAPGQVDVRTAQDGHWVAAIDGGFISVANNHVRLLCENAELSHESNFEEAKRLLDARLAAQGEG; encoded by the coding sequence ATGGCCAAGAACATGCAGGTGTCGCTCGTCGCCGCGGACCGCGAGGTGTGGTCCGGGGAGGCGACCGTGGTGAACGCGAGCACCGTCGAAGGTGAGATCGGTGTGATGGCCGACCACACCCCGGTGCTGTCGGTGCTGGCTCCGGGTCAGGTCGACGTACGCACTGCCCAGGACGGCCATTGGGTCGCCGCCATCGACGGGGGCTTCATCTCGGTGGCCAACAATCATGTGCGATTGTTGTGCGAGAACGCCGAGCTCTCACACGAGAGCAACTTCGAGGAGGCCAAACGGCTCCTCGATGCGCGGCTCGCCGCACAAGGGGAGGGCTGA
- a CDS encoding F0F1 ATP synthase subunit gamma: MAVSLREYRARIKSTESMKKITRAMELIAASRIIKAQQRAAEAAPYARELTRAVSALATYASVDHPLTTEPENPTRAAVLIVTSDRGLAGAYSSSVLKESERLCERLRSEGKQVAAYISGRKGEAYYRFRERPIVESWSGFSDQPRYENAKAIGESLIKAFVEGTAEGGEAVEGGVDEVHLVYTQFRSMLVQEPHSVRLLPLEVVEGEEKPDADEVLPLYEFEPSAEEVLDALLPKYVDSRIFYALLQASASELAARQKAMKSATDNAEELIKKFTRIANQARQAGITQEISEIVGGVNALADATAQSE, translated from the coding sequence ATGGCTGTATCGCTGCGTGAGTACCGCGCGCGGATCAAGTCGACGGAGTCGATGAAGAAGATCACGCGCGCGATGGAGCTCATTGCTGCGTCGCGCATCATCAAGGCGCAGCAGCGCGCCGCCGAGGCCGCGCCGTACGCCCGGGAGCTCACCCGTGCCGTCTCGGCGCTGGCGACCTATGCGTCGGTCGACCACCCGCTGACCACCGAGCCGGAGAACCCCACCCGGGCTGCCGTGCTCATCGTGACCAGCGACCGTGGCCTGGCGGGCGCGTACTCCTCCAGCGTCCTCAAGGAGTCCGAGCGGCTCTGCGAGAGGCTGCGCTCGGAGGGCAAGCAGGTCGCGGCGTACATCTCCGGGCGCAAGGGCGAGGCCTACTACCGCTTCCGCGAGCGTCCGATCGTGGAGTCCTGGTCGGGCTTCTCCGACCAGCCGCGCTACGAGAACGCCAAGGCGATCGGCGAGTCGTTGATCAAGGCCTTCGTCGAGGGCACGGCCGAGGGCGGGGAGGCCGTCGAGGGCGGTGTCGACGAGGTGCACCTGGTCTACACGCAGTTCCGCTCGATGCTGGTCCAGGAGCCGCACAGCGTGCGGTTGCTGCCGCTCGAGGTGGTCGAGGGCGAGGAGAAGCCGGACGCCGACGAGGTGCTCCCGCTCTACGAGTTCGAGCCTTCCGCCGAGGAGGTCCTCGACGCCCTGCTGCCCAAGTACGTCGACAGCCGGATCTTCTACGCGCTTCTCCAGGCCTCGGCCTCGGAGCTGGCGGCCCGCCAGAAGGCGATGAAGTCCGCGACGGACAACGCCGAAGAGCTCATCAAGAAGTTCACCCGGATCGCCAACCAGGCCCGCCAGGCTGGCATCACCCAGGAAATCAGCGAAATCGTCGGTGGCGTCAACGCGCTCGCCGACGCCACCGCGCAGAGTGAGTGA
- a CDS encoding F0F1 ATP synthase subunit delta has product MRGSSAESFTRISSQQARAIADGADAARMAENMFTAVAVFRSNPSFRRAATDPTAEFENRSAMLREVFGKHFEPAATEVLATAGGSRWASSVDMVDSLERLGVIAVARAADSAGEADRLEGEMFTFDNVISENPALRQALTDRTRSVEDKQALLRSLLASKACSGTVRLAEQAVVGNYPTVRHAFADYARLVTEARGRLLARVVVAQPLSEDAQLRLVDVLSRQYDKPVHLNIVIDPETIGGIQVEIGDEVIDGTVASRLSDAQRRLAG; this is encoded by the coding sequence ATGCGTGGATCGTCGGCGGAGTCGTTCACCCGGATCAGCTCCCAGCAGGCCCGGGCGATCGCAGACGGTGCGGACGCCGCGCGGATGGCCGAGAACATGTTCACCGCGGTGGCCGTGTTCCGGTCCAACCCGTCCTTCCGGCGGGCTGCGACCGATCCGACTGCCGAGTTCGAGAACCGATCGGCGATGCTGCGCGAGGTGTTCGGCAAGCACTTCGAGCCGGCGGCCACCGAGGTGCTGGCCACGGCGGGCGGTTCCCGATGGGCCTCGAGCGTCGACATGGTCGACAGCCTGGAGCGGCTCGGTGTGATCGCGGTGGCTCGTGCGGCGGACAGCGCCGGCGAGGCGGACCGTCTCGAGGGAGAGATGTTCACCTTCGACAACGTCATCTCCGAGAACCCCGCGCTGCGGCAGGCGCTCACCGACCGCACCCGCTCGGTCGAGGACAAGCAGGCGCTGCTGCGCTCGCTCCTGGCGAGCAAGGCCTGTTCCGGCACTGTCCGGCTGGCCGAGCAGGCCGTGGTGGGCAACTACCCCACGGTGCGGCACGCGTTCGCGGACTACGCAAGGCTCGTGACCGAGGCCCGCGGTCGCTTGCTGGCCCGGGTCGTCGTGGCACAGCCGCTGTCCGAGGACGCCCAGCTTCGGTTGGTCGACGTGCTCAGCCGGCAGTACGACAAGCCGGTGCACCTCAACATCGTGATCGACCCCGAGACCATCGGCGGCATCCAGGTCGAGATCGGTGACGAGGTCATCGATGGCACCGTCGCCAGCAGGCTCAGTGACGCCCAGCGACGGCTGGCCGGCTAG
- the prmC gene encoding peptide chain release factor N(5)-glutamine methyltransferase yields MSEPEVDPTSPTSAGAQIRAAENVLAQAGVASPSYDAAELLAHVLGVSRAGLPLVRAVSAEQAADFDALVQQRASRAPLQHLTGSAGFRYVELRVGPGVFVPRPETELLAGWAVEQARAAGEVPVVVDLCTGSGAIALSVATEVPEAEVYAVELDPKALVWAHDNLAGSGVRLHEGDMAEALHELDGTVDVVVCNPPYIPLDAWESVAPEARDHDPALALWSGDDGLVALRALEVAAARLLRPGGVVGAEHADAQGETAPGVFSASGRWTQVRDHPDLAGRARYLTARLRRDGHPGVAR; encoded by the coding sequence GTGAGTGAGCCGGAGGTCGACCCGACGTCCCCCACCAGTGCGGGCGCTCAGATCCGCGCGGCGGAGAACGTCTTGGCGCAGGCCGGGGTCGCCAGCCCGTCGTACGACGCAGCGGAGCTGCTCGCCCACGTTCTCGGCGTGTCCCGGGCTGGGCTCCCGCTGGTGCGCGCGGTGTCGGCCGAGCAGGCTGCGGACTTCGACGCGCTCGTGCAGCAGCGCGCATCCCGTGCGCCGCTCCAGCACCTCACCGGCTCCGCCGGCTTCCGCTACGTCGAGCTGCGGGTCGGTCCGGGCGTCTTCGTGCCGCGGCCCGAGACCGAGCTGCTCGCGGGCTGGGCAGTCGAGCAGGCACGCGCGGCGGGCGAGGTCCCGGTCGTGGTCGACCTGTGCACCGGCTCCGGGGCGATCGCACTGAGCGTGGCCACGGAGGTTCCGGAGGCGGAGGTGTACGCGGTCGAGCTCGATCCGAAGGCGCTGGTCTGGGCGCACGACAACCTCGCGGGATCGGGGGTCCGGCTGCACGAGGGCGACATGGCCGAGGCGCTGCACGAGCTGGACGGCACCGTGGACGTGGTGGTCTGCAACCCGCCGTACATCCCCTTGGATGCGTGGGAGTCGGTCGCGCCCGAGGCGAGGGACCACGACCCGGCGCTGGCGCTGTGGTCCGGCGACGACGGGCTGGTGGCGCTCCGCGCTCTCGAGGTCGCCGCCGCGCGACTGCTGCGGCCCGGTGGGGTCGTCGGCGCCGAGCACGCGGACGCCCAGGGAGAGACGGCGCCGGGCGTGTTCAGTGCGTCCGGTCGTTGGACGCAGGTGCGTGACCATCCCGACCTGGCGGGTCGCGCCCGCTACCTCACCGCGCGGCTGCGCCGTGATGGGCATCCGGGAGTGGCACGATGA
- a CDS encoding DUF2550 domain-containing protein: protein MAVWQWLADSAGVLLLVVLAYGLLLVVRRRWISREGGTFELSVHTGSRLAGRGWVLGLGRYDADSLEWFRIFSIWPRPKRRWQRSELQFVSQRVPSGPESFSLYGGHVIVVCAVPGGQVELAMSPDALTGLQSWLEAAPPSDPAARRR from the coding sequence ATGGCGGTATGGCAGTGGCTGGCCGACTCAGCCGGTGTGCTGCTGCTCGTCGTCCTTGCCTACGGCCTGCTGCTCGTCGTACGCCGGCGCTGGATCTCGCGTGAGGGCGGCACCTTCGAGCTGAGCGTGCACACCGGGTCGCGGCTGGCCGGTCGCGGCTGGGTTCTCGGCCTGGGCCGGTACGACGCCGACTCCCTGGAGTGGTTCCGGATCTTCAGCATCTGGCCGCGACCGAAGCGTCGCTGGCAGCGCTCGGAGCTCCAGTTCGTGTCCCAGCGGGTGCCCTCCGGCCCCGAGTCGTTCTCGCTGTACGGCGGACACGTGATCGTGGTCTGCGCGGTCCCGGGTGGTCAGGTAGAGCTCGCGATGAGCCCGGACGCGCTGACCGGGCTCCAATCCTGGCTGGAGGCCGCGCCGCCGAGCGATCCTGCGGCGAGGAGGCGGTGA
- a CDS encoding glycosyltransferase family 4 protein: MREYLLVFVVASVVSYLLCVVARELASRSGAVAKVRDRDVHDVPIPYFGGIAMLGGLAAGIMIARHLPFLGHSQPQVFHDAQTVLTAGAIICAVGALDDLFELDALTKFGGQVVAAGYMVLNGVQLYSFQLPSVGQLVLLTPQAMVLTMLLVIGTVNAVNFVDGLDGLAGGVVLIGAVAFFLFSYKLADVNGESLAITAALLCAAMGGACCGFLPHNFFPARIFMGDSGSMLLGLVLSGSALTLTGQFATVQLSTRTGLGPPGFLPTLLPFLLPISILLIPLLDLVLAVVRRTRRGQAFYQPDKEHLHHRLLEIGHSQRRAVVIMWMWAGLIAFGAVGLSLYSGALFWATVALFALLCCAITFLLPRLHRPGEYRPV, from the coding sequence GTGCGCGAGTACCTCCTGGTGTTCGTCGTGGCCTCGGTCGTCAGCTACTTGCTCTGCGTGGTGGCGCGGGAGCTCGCCAGCCGCTCCGGAGCGGTGGCGAAGGTGCGCGACCGTGACGTGCACGACGTCCCGATCCCCTACTTCGGCGGCATCGCGATGCTGGGCGGGCTCGCCGCGGGCATCATGATCGCCCGGCACCTGCCGTTCCTCGGCCACTCGCAGCCGCAGGTCTTCCACGACGCGCAGACGGTGCTGACCGCGGGCGCGATCATCTGTGCGGTCGGCGCCCTCGATGACCTGTTCGAGCTCGATGCGCTGACCAAGTTCGGCGGACAGGTGGTGGCCGCGGGCTACATGGTCCTCAACGGCGTGCAGCTCTACTCGTTCCAGCTGCCCTCGGTCGGCCAGCTGGTGCTGCTCACCCCGCAGGCGATGGTGCTGACCATGCTGCTGGTGATCGGCACCGTGAACGCGGTCAACTTCGTCGACGGGCTGGACGGGCTGGCCGGGGGAGTGGTGCTGATCGGGGCGGTCGCGTTCTTCCTGTTCTCCTACAAGCTGGCCGACGTCAACGGTGAGTCCCTCGCGATCACGGCCGCGCTGCTGTGCGCGGCGATGGGCGGCGCCTGCTGCGGCTTCTTGCCGCACAACTTCTTCCCGGCCCGGATCTTCATGGGCGACTCGGGATCGATGCTCCTGGGCCTGGTGCTCTCCGGGTCCGCGCTCACCCTGACCGGCCAGTTCGCGACCGTCCAGCTCTCCACGAGGACCGGTCTGGGCCCGCCCGGCTTCCTGCCCACCCTGCTGCCGTTCCTGCTGCCGATCTCGATCCTGCTGATCCCGCTGCTGGACCTGGTCCTCGCGGTGGTGCGCCGTACCCGCCGCGGGCAGGCGTTCTACCAGCCGGACAAGGAGCACCTGCACCACCGGCTGCTGGAGATCGGGCACAGCCAGCGCCGTGCGGTGGTGATCATGTGGATGTGGGCCGGCCTGATCGCCTTCGGTGCGGTCGGGCTGAGCCTCTACTCGGGTGCGCTGTTCTGGGCGACGGTCGCGTTGTTTGCGCTGCTGTGCTGCGCGATCACGTTCCTGCTGCCCCGGCTGCACCGGCCGGGCGAGTACCGTCCCGTCTGA
- a CDS encoding AtpZ/AtpI family protein, with amino-acid sequence MADDDPQAPLRGRDLVGIGGLLVGSVVAGMLIGLLVDHLAGTSPAGVLVGVAVGVVLGCVAFALKVRAALRS; translated from the coding sequence ATGGCCGATGACGACCCCCAAGCACCCCTGCGAGGCCGCGACCTCGTCGGCATCGGCGGACTCCTCGTGGGCTCCGTCGTCGCAGGGATGCTCATCGGACTCCTCGTCGACCACCTGGCCGGCACGTCGCCGGCAGGCGTCCTCGTCGGCGTCGCCGTCGGTGTCGTCCTCGGCTGTGTCGCGTTCGCACTCAAGGTCCGCGCTGCCCTGCGCAGCTGA
- the atpA gene encoding F0F1 ATP synthase subunit alpha has protein sequence MTELSIRPEEIRDALAKYVADYQPDTAKREEVGTVAEAGDGIARVAGLPSAMANELLEFEDGTRGLALNLDTREIGVVILGDFDGIEEGQTVRRTGEILSVPVGDGFMGRVIDPLGNPIDGLGAIEAEGRRALELQAPSVVQRKSVHEPLATGIKAIDALTPVGRGQRQLIIGDRATGKTTIAIDTIINQRQNWESGDPDKQVRCIYVAIGQKGSTIASVRGALEEAGALEYTTIVASPASDSAGFKYLAPYTGSAIGQHWMYDGKHVLIVFDDLTKQAEAYRAVSLLLRRPPGREAYPGDVFYLHSRLLERCAKLSDDLGHGSMTGLPIIETKANDVSAYIPTNVISITDGQIFLQSDLFAANQRPAIDVGVSVSRVGGSAMTKAMKAVTGSLKVDLAQFRAMEAFAMFASDLDAASRQQLDRGARLMALLKQPAYSPYPLEEMVISLWIGTTGRLDRVPVEDVLRFEREFIDYLRHSHGQVLDTIRESQKFEDDTEKSVEQAYDTFLDQFETSEGHSIKAGTEAAVDPVADDELGQEQIVKQKRG, from the coding sequence ATGACCGAGCTTTCGATTCGTCCGGAGGAGATCCGCGACGCGCTCGCCAAGTACGTCGCCGACTACCAGCCCGACACGGCGAAGAGGGAAGAGGTCGGCACGGTCGCGGAGGCCGGCGACGGCATCGCGCGCGTCGCGGGGCTGCCCTCCGCGATGGCGAACGAGCTGCTCGAGTTCGAGGACGGCACCCGCGGTCTCGCACTGAACCTCGACACCCGCGAGATCGGTGTCGTCATCCTGGGTGACTTCGACGGGATCGAGGAGGGCCAGACGGTACGCCGTACCGGCGAGATCCTCTCGGTGCCCGTGGGTGACGGCTTCATGGGCCGCGTCATCGACCCGCTCGGCAACCCGATCGACGGCCTGGGCGCGATCGAGGCCGAGGGGCGGCGTGCCCTGGAGCTGCAGGCGCCCAGCGTGGTCCAGCGCAAGTCGGTGCACGAGCCGCTGGCGACGGGCATCAAGGCCATCGACGCGCTGACCCCGGTCGGCCGCGGCCAGCGCCAGCTGATCATCGGCGACCGCGCCACCGGCAAGACCACCATCGCGATCGACACGATCATCAACCAGCGGCAGAACTGGGAGTCCGGCGACCCGGACAAGCAGGTGCGCTGCATCTACGTCGCCATCGGTCAGAAGGGCTCGACCATCGCCTCCGTGCGGGGTGCCCTGGAGGAGGCCGGCGCGCTGGAGTACACCACGATCGTCGCGTCTCCGGCCTCGGACAGTGCCGGCTTCAAGTACCTCGCCCCCTACACCGGCTCCGCCATCGGCCAGCACTGGATGTACGACGGCAAGCACGTCCTGATCGTCTTCGACGACCTCACCAAGCAGGCCGAGGCCTACCGTGCGGTGTCGCTGCTGCTGCGTCGCCCGCCGGGCCGCGAGGCCTACCCCGGTGACGTGTTCTACCTGCACAGCCGGCTGCTCGAGCGTTGTGCGAAGCTCTCCGACGACCTGGGCCACGGCTCCATGACCGGCCTGCCGATCATCGAGACCAAGGCCAACGACGTCTCGGCCTACATCCCGACCAACGTCATCTCCATCACCGACGGTCAGATCTTCTTGCAGTCCGACCTGTTCGCGGCCAACCAGCGCCCGGCGATCGACGTCGGCGTGTCGGTCTCCCGCGTCGGTGGCTCGGCGATGACCAAGGCGATGAAGGCCGTCACCGGCTCCCTCAAGGTCGACCTGGCGCAGTTCCGCGCGATGGAGGCGTTCGCGATGTTCGCCTCGGACCTCGACGCGGCGTCGCGTCAGCAGCTGGACCGAGGCGCGCGGCTGATGGCGCTGCTCAAGCAGCCGGCGTACTCGCCGTACCCGCTCGAGGAGATGGTCATCTCGCTGTGGATCGGGACCACCGGTCGCCTGGACAGGGTCCCGGTCGAGGACGTGCTGCGCTTCGAGCGTGAGTTCATCGACTACCTGCGCCACTCCCACGGCCAGGTGCTCGACACCATCCGCGAGAGCCAGAAGTTCGAGGACGACACCGAGAAGTCCGTCGAGCAGGCCTACGACACGTTCCTCGACCAGTTCGAGACCTCCGAGGGTCACTCGATCAAGGCAGGCACCGAGGCTGCGGTCGACCCGGTCGCCGACGACGAGCTCGGCCAGGAGCAGATCGTCAAGCAGAAGCGGGGCTGA
- a CDS encoding F0F1 ATP synthase subunit C — MAVDDSAVKAAGAFIGGGLALGGGAIGASIGDGLAGSSYIQGVARQPEAQGRLQTIFFLTVGLAEAMYFINLAFMALFVFVLGK; from the coding sequence ATGGCAGTAGACGATTCCGCCGTCAAGGCAGCCGGTGCGTTCATCGGCGGTGGGCTCGCCCTCGGCGGCGGCGCCATCGGTGCGTCGATCGGTGACGGTCTTGCTGGTTCTTCGTACATCCAGGGCGTCGCACGGCAGCCGGAGGCCCAGGGCCGCCTGCAGACGATCTTCTTCCTGACCGTCGGTCTCGCCGAGGCGATGTACTTCATCAACTTGGCCTTCATGGCGCTGTTCGTCTTCGTGCTGGGCAAGTGA